In Myotis daubentonii chromosome 16, mMyoDau2.1, whole genome shotgun sequence, one DNA window encodes the following:
- the CLDN7 gene encoding claudin-7 isoform X1, with protein MANSGLQLLGFAMALLGWVGLVVCTALPQWQMSSYAGDNIITAQAMYKGLWMDCVTQSTGMISCKMYDSVLALPAAFQATRALMVVSLVLGFMAMFVATMGMKCTRCGGDDKVKKARIAMTGGIIFIVAGLAALIACSWYGHKIITDFYNPLVPMNTKYEFGPAIFIGWAGSALVLLGGALLSCSCPGSEGKARYGAPRSYAKPSSAKEYV; from the exons ATGGCCAACTCGGGCCTGCAGCTGCTCGGCTTCGCCATGGCCTTGCTGGGCTGGGTGGGCCTGGTGGTGTGCACCGCCCTCCCGCAATGGCAGATGAGCTCGTACGCGGGCGACAACATCATCACAGCCCAGGCCATGTACAAGGGGCTGTGGATGGACTGCGTGACGCAGAGCACGGGGATGATTAGCTGCAAAATGTACGACTCGGTGCTCGCCCTGCCCG CGGCCTTTCAGGCCACGAGAGCGCTCATGGTGGTGTCCCTCGTGCTGGGCTTCATGGCCATGTTCGTGGCCACGATGGGCATGAAGTGCACACGCTGTGGGGGAGACGACAAAGTGAAAAAGGCCCGGATAGCCATGACCGGAGGCATCATTTTCATCGTGGCAG GTCTGGCTGCTTTGATAGCTTGCTCCTGGTACGGCCATAAGATTATCACAGACTTTTATAACCCTTTGGTCCCCATGAATACTAA gtaCGAGTTTGGTCCTGCCATCTTCATCGGCTGGGCAGGGTCTGCTCTGGTCCTCTTGGGAGGTGCACTGCTCTCTTGCTCCTGTCCTGGGAGTGAGGGCAAAGCTAGGTACGGTGCGCCCCGCTCCTACGCTAAGCCCAGCTCTGCCAAGGAGTATGTGTGA
- the CLDN7 gene encoding claudin-7 isoform X2, whose amino-acid sequence MANSGLQLLGFAMALLGWVGLVVCTALPQWQMSSYAGDNIITAQAMYKGLWMDCVTQSTGMISCKMYDSVLALPGKAETDGADAPRAEVRGGWRGPAPDAPGCLGASGERRERGEEGAEAPGRGSGGRSGRVLAATPEPHPYPSSPGAAGRWPGSPPPPRAGSGLSYARPVLSDKGWRGVRWRSRALWSDRGRRLRPLILSTD is encoded by the exons ATGGCCAACTCGGGCCTGCAGCTGCTCGGCTTCGCCATGGCCTTGCTGGGCTGGGTGGGCCTGGTGGTGTGCACCGCCCTCCCGCAATGGCAGATGAGCTCGTACGCGGGCGACAACATCATCACAGCCCAGGCCATGTACAAGGGGCTGTGGATGGACTGCGTGACGCAGAGCACGGGGATGATTAGCTGCAAAATGTACGACTCGGTGCTCGCCCTGCCCGGTAAGGCCGAGACCGACGGGGCGGACGCGCCCAGGGCCGAG gtcaggggtgggtggcggggccCCGCACCTGACGCCCCGGGTTGCCTGGGAGCCagcggggagaggagggagcgggGCGAGGAGGGCGCGGAGGCGCCGGGACGGGGCAGTGGGGGCCGCAGCGGGCGCGTTCTGGCGGCTACACCGGAGCCGCACCCCtaccccagctccccaggggcGGCCGGGCGCTGGCCGGGGTCTCCTCCGCCGCCCCGGGCTGGCAGTGGCCTCTCCTACGCCCGCCCTGTTCTCTCGGACAAAGGGTGGCGCGGGGTTCGGTGGAGGAGCCGTGCGCTCTGGTCTGACCGAGGCAGACGCCTGCGGCCTCTAATCTTATCGACCGATTAG
- the ELP5 gene encoding elongator complex protein 5 isoform X2 has product MLESLLGPGGLVLLRDSVEWEGRSLLKALVRRAALRLVYHDLFRDPLNWSNAGEALPGGPLGVLRALCTRTGPGPVTIALDSLSWLLLHLPCTTLCQTLHALSRQDSRPDDSSPVERVRVLGLLHEELHGPGPVEALSSLAQIEVTLSGSGDQASAHILSRRPQHRPTHKIQWFTILPDFSLDLQEGSPLKSQPHPDPRTHPVDPTSHLTFNLHLSKKEKEAKDSLTLPFQFSSEKQQALLCRGLGQATSHIFYEPDAYDDLDQEDPDDDLDI; this is encoded by the exons ATGCTGGAGTCGCTGTTGGGTCCCGGCGGCCTGGTGCTGCTTCGGG ACTcggtggagtgggaggggcgcAGCCTCCTGAAGGCGCTCGTCCGGCGGGCCGCGCTGCG GCTGGTTTACCATGACCTCTTCAGAGACCCTCTCAACTGGTCAAACGCTGGAGAAGCCCTTCCTGGGGGGCCCCTGGGAGTCTTGAGAGCACTGTGCACGAGAACAGGTCCTGGTCCTGTCACCATTGCCCTTGATTCTCTTAGCTGGCTGCTGCTTCACCTTCCCTGCACCACACTCTGCCAAACCCTGCATGCTCTGAGCCGTCAGGACTCCCGCCCTG ATGACAGCTCCCCAGTAGAACGTGTGCGTGTGCTGGGCCTGCTACATGAAGAGCTTCATGGCCCAGGCCCTGTGGAAGCATTGAGCTCCCTTGCTCAGATTGAAGTGACCTTGAGTGGTTCAGGGGACCAGGCCTCAGCTCACATTCTCTCTCGGAGGCCCCAACATCGTCCAACACATAAG ATTCAATGGTTCACCATCCTGCCTGACTTCAGCCTGGATCTCCAAGAGGGGTCTCCCCTAaagtcccagccccacccagatCCTCGCACACACCCG GTGGATCCCACTTCTCACTTGACCTTTAACCTTCACCTGtccaagaaagagaaggaagccaaAGATAGCCTGACCCTGCCCTTCCAGTTCAGCTCAGAAAA ACAGCAGGCTCTACTGTGCCGTGGTTTAGGCCAAGCTACCAGCCATATCTTCTATGAGCCAGACGCTTATGATGACCTGGACCAAGAGGACCCAGATGATGACCTAGATATTTGA
- the ELP5 gene encoding elongator complex protein 5 isoform X4, whose translation MLESLLGPGGLVLLRDSVEWEGRSLLKALVRRAALRGERVHVLGCEVSEEEFREGFDSGTNSRWLLLHLPCTTLCQTLHALSRQDSRPDDSSPVERVRVLGLLHEELHGPGPVEALSSLAQIEVTLSGSGDQASAHILSRRPQHRPTHKIQWFTILPDFSLDLQEGSPLKSQPHPDPRTHPVDPTSHLTFNLHLSKKEKEAKDSLTLPFQFSSEKQQALLCRGLGQATSHIFYEPDAYDDLDQEDPDDDLDI comes from the exons ATGCTGGAGTCGCTGTTGGGTCCCGGCGGCCTGGTGCTGCTTCGGG ACTcggtggagtgggaggggcgcAGCCTCCTGAAGGCGCTCGTCCGGCGGGCCGCGCTGCG GGGGGAGCGGGTCCACGTCCTGGGCTGTGAAGTGAGCGAGGAGGAGTTCCGGGAAGGCTTTGATTCCGGCACCAACAGCCG CTGGCTGCTGCTTCACCTTCCCTGCACCACACTCTGCCAAACCCTGCATGCTCTGAGCCGTCAGGACTCCCGCCCTG ATGACAGCTCCCCAGTAGAACGTGTGCGTGTGCTGGGCCTGCTACATGAAGAGCTTCATGGCCCAGGCCCTGTGGAAGCATTGAGCTCCCTTGCTCAGATTGAAGTGACCTTGAGTGGTTCAGGGGACCAGGCCTCAGCTCACATTCTCTCTCGGAGGCCCCAACATCGTCCAACACATAAG ATTCAATGGTTCACCATCCTGCCTGACTTCAGCCTGGATCTCCAAGAGGGGTCTCCCCTAaagtcccagccccacccagatCCTCGCACACACCCG GTGGATCCCACTTCTCACTTGACCTTTAACCTTCACCTGtccaagaaagagaaggaagccaaAGATAGCCTGACCCTGCCCTTCCAGTTCAGCTCAGAAAA ACAGCAGGCTCTACTGTGCCGTGGTTTAGGCCAAGCTACCAGCCATATCTTCTATGAGCCAGACGCTTATGATGACCTGGACCAAGAGGACCCAGATGATGACCTAGATATTTGA
- the ELP5 gene encoding elongator complex protein 5 isoform X1 yields MLESLLGPGGLVLLRDSVEWEGRSLLKALVRRAALRGERVHVLGCEVSEEEFREGFDSGTNSRLVYHDLFRDPLNWSNAGEALPGGPLGVLRALCTRTGPGPVTIALDSLSWLLLHLPCTTLCQTLHALSRQDSRPDDSSPVERVRVLGLLHEELHGPGPVEALSSLAQIEVTLSGSGDQASAHILSRRPQHRPTHKIQWFTILPDFSLDLQEGSPLKSQPHPDPRTHPVDPTSHLTFNLHLSKKEKEAKDSLTLPFQFSSEKQQALLCRGLGQATSHIFYEPDAYDDLDQEDPDDDLDI; encoded by the exons ATGCTGGAGTCGCTGTTGGGTCCCGGCGGCCTGGTGCTGCTTCGGG ACTcggtggagtgggaggggcgcAGCCTCCTGAAGGCGCTCGTCCGGCGGGCCGCGCTGCG GGGGGAGCGGGTCCACGTCCTGGGCTGTGAAGTGAGCGAGGAGGAGTTCCGGGAAGGCTTTGATTCCGGCACCAACAGCCG GCTGGTTTACCATGACCTCTTCAGAGACCCTCTCAACTGGTCAAACGCTGGAGAAGCCCTTCCTGGGGGGCCCCTGGGAGTCTTGAGAGCACTGTGCACGAGAACAGGTCCTGGTCCTGTCACCATTGCCCTTGATTCTCTTAGCTGGCTGCTGCTTCACCTTCCCTGCACCACACTCTGCCAAACCCTGCATGCTCTGAGCCGTCAGGACTCCCGCCCTG ATGACAGCTCCCCAGTAGAACGTGTGCGTGTGCTGGGCCTGCTACATGAAGAGCTTCATGGCCCAGGCCCTGTGGAAGCATTGAGCTCCCTTGCTCAGATTGAAGTGACCTTGAGTGGTTCAGGGGACCAGGCCTCAGCTCACATTCTCTCTCGGAGGCCCCAACATCGTCCAACACATAAG ATTCAATGGTTCACCATCCTGCCTGACTTCAGCCTGGATCTCCAAGAGGGGTCTCCCCTAaagtcccagccccacccagatCCTCGCACACACCCG GTGGATCCCACTTCTCACTTGACCTTTAACCTTCACCTGtccaagaaagagaaggaagccaaAGATAGCCTGACCCTGCCCTTCCAGTTCAGCTCAGAAAA ACAGCAGGCTCTACTGTGCCGTGGTTTAGGCCAAGCTACCAGCCATATCTTCTATGAGCCAGACGCTTATGATGACCTGGACCAAGAGGACCCAGATGATGACCTAGATATTTGA
- the ELP5 gene encoding elongator complex protein 5 isoform X5, which translates to MLESLLGPGGLVLLRDSVEWEGRSLLKALVRRAALRGERVHVLGCEVSEEEFREGFDSGTNSRLVYHDLFRDPLNWSNAGEALPGGPLGVLRALCTRTGPGPVTIALDSLSWLLLHLPCTTLCQTLHALSRQDSRPDDSSPVERVRVLGLLHEELHGPGPVEALSSLAQIEVTLSGSGDQASAHILSRRPQHRPTHKIQWFTILPDFSLDLQEGSPLKSQPHPDPRTHPTAGSTVPWFRPSYQPYLL; encoded by the exons ATGCTGGAGTCGCTGTTGGGTCCCGGCGGCCTGGTGCTGCTTCGGG ACTcggtggagtgggaggggcgcAGCCTCCTGAAGGCGCTCGTCCGGCGGGCCGCGCTGCG GGGGGAGCGGGTCCACGTCCTGGGCTGTGAAGTGAGCGAGGAGGAGTTCCGGGAAGGCTTTGATTCCGGCACCAACAGCCG GCTGGTTTACCATGACCTCTTCAGAGACCCTCTCAACTGGTCAAACGCTGGAGAAGCCCTTCCTGGGGGGCCCCTGGGAGTCTTGAGAGCACTGTGCACGAGAACAGGTCCTGGTCCTGTCACCATTGCCCTTGATTCTCTTAGCTGGCTGCTGCTTCACCTTCCCTGCACCACACTCTGCCAAACCCTGCATGCTCTGAGCCGTCAGGACTCCCGCCCTG ATGACAGCTCCCCAGTAGAACGTGTGCGTGTGCTGGGCCTGCTACATGAAGAGCTTCATGGCCCAGGCCCTGTGGAAGCATTGAGCTCCCTTGCTCAGATTGAAGTGACCTTGAGTGGTTCAGGGGACCAGGCCTCAGCTCACATTCTCTCTCGGAGGCCCCAACATCGTCCAACACATAAG ATTCAATGGTTCACCATCCTGCCTGACTTCAGCCTGGATCTCCAAGAGGGGTCTCCCCTAaagtcccagccccacccagatCCTCGCACACACCCG ACAGCAGGCTCTACTGTGCCGTGGTTTAGGCCAAGCTACCAGCCATATCTTCTATGA
- the ELP5 gene encoding elongator complex protein 5 isoform X3 encodes MLESLLGPGGLVLLRDSVEWEGRSLLKALVRRAALRGERVHVLGCEVSEEEFREGFDSGTNSRLVYHDLFRDPLNWSNAGEALPGGPLGVLRALCTRTGPGPVTIALDSLSWLLLHLPCTTLCQTLHALSRQDSRPDDSSPVERVRVLGLLHEELHGPGPVEALSSLAQIEVTLSGSGDQASAHILSRRPQHRPTHKIQWFTILPDFSLDLQEGSPLKSQPHPDPRTHPVDPTSHLTFNLHLSKKEKEAKDSLTLPFQFSSENRLYCAVV; translated from the exons ATGCTGGAGTCGCTGTTGGGTCCCGGCGGCCTGGTGCTGCTTCGGG ACTcggtggagtgggaggggcgcAGCCTCCTGAAGGCGCTCGTCCGGCGGGCCGCGCTGCG GGGGGAGCGGGTCCACGTCCTGGGCTGTGAAGTGAGCGAGGAGGAGTTCCGGGAAGGCTTTGATTCCGGCACCAACAGCCG GCTGGTTTACCATGACCTCTTCAGAGACCCTCTCAACTGGTCAAACGCTGGAGAAGCCCTTCCTGGGGGGCCCCTGGGAGTCTTGAGAGCACTGTGCACGAGAACAGGTCCTGGTCCTGTCACCATTGCCCTTGATTCTCTTAGCTGGCTGCTGCTTCACCTTCCCTGCACCACACTCTGCCAAACCCTGCATGCTCTGAGCCGTCAGGACTCCCGCCCTG ATGACAGCTCCCCAGTAGAACGTGTGCGTGTGCTGGGCCTGCTACATGAAGAGCTTCATGGCCCAGGCCCTGTGGAAGCATTGAGCTCCCTTGCTCAGATTGAAGTGACCTTGAGTGGTTCAGGGGACCAGGCCTCAGCTCACATTCTCTCTCGGAGGCCCCAACATCGTCCAACACATAAG ATTCAATGGTTCACCATCCTGCCTGACTTCAGCCTGGATCTCCAAGAGGGGTCTCCCCTAaagtcccagccccacccagatCCTCGCACACACCCG GTGGATCCCACTTCTCACTTGACCTTTAACCTTCACCTGtccaagaaagagaaggaagccaaAGATAGCCTGACCCTGCCCTTCCAGTTCAGCTCAGAAAA CAGGCTCTACTGTGCCGTGGTTTAG
- the CTDNEP1 gene encoding CTD nuclear envelope phosphatase 1 isoform X3, which translates to MMRTQCLLGLRTFVAFAAKLWSFFIYLLRRQIRTVIQYQTVRYDILPLSPVSRNRLGQVKRKILVLDLDETLIHSHHDGVLRPTVRPGTPPDFILKVVIDKHPVRFFVHKRPHVDFFLEVVSQWYELVVFTASMEIYGSAVADKLDNSRSILKRRYYRQHCTLELGSYIKDLSVVHSDLSSIVILDNSPGAYRSHPGTGKCDNAIPIKSWFSDPSDTALLNLLPMLDALRFTADVRSVLSRNLHQHRLW; encoded by the exons ATGATGCGGACGCAGTGTCTGCTGGGGCTGCGCACGTTCGTGGCCTTCGCCGCCAAGCTGTGGAGCTTCTTCATTTACCTTTTGCGGAGGCAGATCCGCACG GTAATTCAGTACCAAACTGTTCGATATGATATCCTTCCCTTATCTCCTGTGTCTCGGAATCGGCTAG GCCAGGTGAAGAGGAAGATTCTGGTGCTGGATCTGGATGAGACACTTATTCACTCCCATCATGATGGGGTTTTGAGGCCTACGGTCCGACCTGGAACACCTCCTGACTTCATCCTCAAG GTGGTAATAGACAAACATCCCGTCCGGTTTTTTGTACATAAGAGGCCCCATGTGGATTTCTTCTTAGAAGTG GTGAGCCAGTGGTACGAGCTGGTCGTATTCACAGCAAGCATGGAGATTTATGGCTCTGCTGTGGCAGATAAACTAGACAATAGCAGAAGCATTCTCAAGAGGAGATATTACAGACAG CACTGCACTTTGGAATTGGGCAGCTACATCAAGGACCTCTCTGTGGTCCACAGTGACCTCTCCAGCATTGTGATCTTGGATAACTCCCCAGGGGCTTACAGGAGCCATCCAGGTACGGGGAAATGTG ACAATGCCATCCCCATCAAGTCCTGGTTCAGCGACCCCAGCGACACCGCCCTTCTTAATCTGCTCCCGATGCTGGatgccctcag GTTCACCGCTGATGTTCGCTCTGTGCTAAGCCGAAACCTTCACCAACACCGGCTCTGGTGA
- the CTDNEP1 gene encoding CTD nuclear envelope phosphatase 1 isoform X4: MMRTQCLLGLRTFVAFAAKLWSFFIYLLRRQIRTVIQYQTVRYDILPLSPVSRNRLGQVKRKILVLDLDETLIHSHHDGVLRPTVRPGTPPDFILKVVIDKHPVRFFVHKRPHVDFFLEVVSQWYELVVFTASMEIYGSAVADKLDNSRSILKRRYYRQHCTLELGSYIKDLSVVHSDLSSIVILDNSPGAYRSHPDNAIPIKSWFSDPSDTALLNLLPMLDALRFTADVRSVLSRNLHQHRLW; this comes from the exons ATGATGCGGACGCAGTGTCTGCTGGGGCTGCGCACGTTCGTGGCCTTCGCCGCCAAGCTGTGGAGCTTCTTCATTTACCTTTTGCGGAGGCAGATCCGCACG GTAATTCAGTACCAAACTGTTCGATATGATATCCTTCCCTTATCTCCTGTGTCTCGGAATCGGCTAG GCCAGGTGAAGAGGAAGATTCTGGTGCTGGATCTGGATGAGACACTTATTCACTCCCATCATGATGGGGTTTTGAGGCCTACGGTCCGACCTGGAACACCTCCTGACTTCATCCTCAAG GTGGTAATAGACAAACATCCCGTCCGGTTTTTTGTACATAAGAGGCCCCATGTGGATTTCTTCTTAGAAGTG GTGAGCCAGTGGTACGAGCTGGTCGTATTCACAGCAAGCATGGAGATTTATGGCTCTGCTGTGGCAGATAAACTAGACAATAGCAGAAGCATTCTCAAGAGGAGATATTACAGACAG CACTGCACTTTGGAATTGGGCAGCTACATCAAGGACCTCTCTGTGGTCCACAGTGACCTCTCCAGCATTGTGATCTTGGATAACTCCCCAGGGGCTTACAGGAGCCATCCAG ACAATGCCATCCCCATCAAGTCCTGGTTCAGCGACCCCAGCGACACCGCCCTTCTTAATCTGCTCCCGATGCTGGatgccctcag GTTCACCGCTGATGTTCGCTCTGTGCTAAGCCGAAACCTTCACCAACACCGGCTCTGGTGA
- the CTDNEP1 gene encoding CTD nuclear envelope phosphatase 1 isoform X1, giving the protein MMRTQCLLGLRTFVAFAAKLWSFFIYLLRRQIRTVIQYQTVRYDILPLSPVSRNRLGQVKRKILVLDLDETLIHSHHDGVLRPTVRPGTPPDFILKSFPVPLQVVIDKHPVRFFVHKRPHVDFFLEVVSQWYELVVFTASMEIYGSAVADKLDNSRSILKRRYYRQHCTLELGSYIKDLSVVHSDLSSIVILDNSPGAYRSHPGTGKCDNAIPIKSWFSDPSDTALLNLLPMLDALRFTADVRSVLSRNLHQHRLW; this is encoded by the exons ATGATGCGGACGCAGTGTCTGCTGGGGCTGCGCACGTTCGTGGCCTTCGCCGCCAAGCTGTGGAGCTTCTTCATTTACCTTTTGCGGAGGCAGATCCGCACG GTAATTCAGTACCAAACTGTTCGATATGATATCCTTCCCTTATCTCCTGTGTCTCGGAATCGGCTAG GCCAGGTGAAGAGGAAGATTCTGGTGCTGGATCTGGATGAGACACTTATTCACTCCCATCATGATGGGGTTTTGAGGCCTACGGTCCGACCTGGAACACCTCCTGACTTCATCCTCAAG TCCTTCCCTGTTCCTCTGCAGGTGGTAATAGACAAACATCCCGTCCGGTTTTTTGTACATAAGAGGCCCCATGTGGATTTCTTCTTAGAAGTG GTGAGCCAGTGGTACGAGCTGGTCGTATTCACAGCAAGCATGGAGATTTATGGCTCTGCTGTGGCAGATAAACTAGACAATAGCAGAAGCATTCTCAAGAGGAGATATTACAGACAG CACTGCACTTTGGAATTGGGCAGCTACATCAAGGACCTCTCTGTGGTCCACAGTGACCTCTCCAGCATTGTGATCTTGGATAACTCCCCAGGGGCTTACAGGAGCCATCCAGGTACGGGGAAATGTG ACAATGCCATCCCCATCAAGTCCTGGTTCAGCGACCCCAGCGACACCGCCCTTCTTAATCTGCTCCCGATGCTGGatgccctcag GTTCACCGCTGATGTTCGCTCTGTGCTAAGCCGAAACCTTCACCAACACCGGCTCTGGTGA
- the CTDNEP1 gene encoding CTD nuclear envelope phosphatase 1 isoform X2: MMRTQCLLGLRTFVAFAAKLWSFFIYLLRRQIRTVIQYQTVRYDILPLSPVSRNRLGQVKRKILVLDLDETLIHSHHDGVLRPTVRPGTPPDFILKSFPVPLQVVIDKHPVRFFVHKRPHVDFFLEVVSQWYELVVFTASMEIYGSAVADKLDNSRSILKRRYYRQHCTLELGSYIKDLSVVHSDLSSIVILDNSPGAYRSHPDNAIPIKSWFSDPSDTALLNLLPMLDALRFTADVRSVLSRNLHQHRLW; the protein is encoded by the exons ATGATGCGGACGCAGTGTCTGCTGGGGCTGCGCACGTTCGTGGCCTTCGCCGCCAAGCTGTGGAGCTTCTTCATTTACCTTTTGCGGAGGCAGATCCGCACG GTAATTCAGTACCAAACTGTTCGATATGATATCCTTCCCTTATCTCCTGTGTCTCGGAATCGGCTAG GCCAGGTGAAGAGGAAGATTCTGGTGCTGGATCTGGATGAGACACTTATTCACTCCCATCATGATGGGGTTTTGAGGCCTACGGTCCGACCTGGAACACCTCCTGACTTCATCCTCAAG TCCTTCCCTGTTCCTCTGCAGGTGGTAATAGACAAACATCCCGTCCGGTTTTTTGTACATAAGAGGCCCCATGTGGATTTCTTCTTAGAAGTG GTGAGCCAGTGGTACGAGCTGGTCGTATTCACAGCAAGCATGGAGATTTATGGCTCTGCTGTGGCAGATAAACTAGACAATAGCAGAAGCATTCTCAAGAGGAGATATTACAGACAG CACTGCACTTTGGAATTGGGCAGCTACATCAAGGACCTCTCTGTGGTCCACAGTGACCTCTCCAGCATTGTGATCTTGGATAACTCCCCAGGGGCTTACAGGAGCCATCCAG ACAATGCCATCCCCATCAAGTCCTGGTTCAGCGACCCCAGCGACACCGCCCTTCTTAATCTGCTCCCGATGCTGGatgccctcag GTTCACCGCTGATGTTCGCTCTGTGCTAAGCCGAAACCTTCACCAACACCGGCTCTGGTGA
- the CTDNEP1 gene encoding CTD nuclear envelope phosphatase 1 isoform X5, whose protein sequence is MMRTQCLLGLRTFVAFAAKLWSFFIYLLRRQIRTVIQYQTVRYDILPLSPVSRNRLGQVKRKILVLDLDETLIHSHHDGVLRPTVRPGTPPDFILKVSQWYELVVFTASMEIYGSAVADKLDNSRSILKRRYYRQHCTLELGSYIKDLSVVHSDLSSIVILDNSPGAYRSHPGTGKCDNAIPIKSWFSDPSDTALLNLLPMLDALRFTADVRSVLSRNLHQHRLW, encoded by the exons ATGATGCGGACGCAGTGTCTGCTGGGGCTGCGCACGTTCGTGGCCTTCGCCGCCAAGCTGTGGAGCTTCTTCATTTACCTTTTGCGGAGGCAGATCCGCACG GTAATTCAGTACCAAACTGTTCGATATGATATCCTTCCCTTATCTCCTGTGTCTCGGAATCGGCTAG GCCAGGTGAAGAGGAAGATTCTGGTGCTGGATCTGGATGAGACACTTATTCACTCCCATCATGATGGGGTTTTGAGGCCTACGGTCCGACCTGGAACACCTCCTGACTTCATCCTCAAG GTGAGCCAGTGGTACGAGCTGGTCGTATTCACAGCAAGCATGGAGATTTATGGCTCTGCTGTGGCAGATAAACTAGACAATAGCAGAAGCATTCTCAAGAGGAGATATTACAGACAG CACTGCACTTTGGAATTGGGCAGCTACATCAAGGACCTCTCTGTGGTCCACAGTGACCTCTCCAGCATTGTGATCTTGGATAACTCCCCAGGGGCTTACAGGAGCCATCCAGGTACGGGGAAATGTG ACAATGCCATCCCCATCAAGTCCTGGTTCAGCGACCCCAGCGACACCGCCCTTCTTAATCTGCTCCCGATGCTGGatgccctcag GTTCACCGCTGATGTTCGCTCTGTGCTAAGCCGAAACCTTCACCAACACCGGCTCTGGTGA
- the GABARAP gene encoding gamma-aminobutyric acid receptor-associated protein, whose translation MKFVYKEEHPFEKRRSEGEKIRKKYPDRVPVIVEKAPKARIGDLDKKKYLVPSDLTVGQFYFLIRKRIHLRAEDALFFFVNNVIPPTSATMGQLYQEHHEEDFFLYIAYSDESVYGL comes from the exons ATGAAGTTCGTGTATAAAGAGGAGCATCCGTTCGAGAAGCGCCGCTCTGAGGGCGAGAAGATCAGAAAGAAATACCCGGACCGGGTCCCG GTGATAGTAGAAAAGGCTCCCAAAGCTCGGATAGGAGACCTGGACAAAAAGAAATACCTGGTGCCTTCTGATCTCACAG TTGGGCAGTTCTATTTCTTGATCCGGAAGCGAATTCACCTCCGAGCTGAGGATGCCTTGTTTTTCTTTGTCAACAATGTCATTCCACCCACCAGTGCCACGATGGGTCAGCTGTACCAG GAGCACCATGAAGAAGACTTCTTTCTATACATTGCCTACAGCGACGAAAGTGTCTATGGCCTGTGA